Proteins encoded within one genomic window of Chloroflexota bacterium:
- a CDS encoding VWA domain-containing protein, giving the protein MTGFGFTPDRRDLRDGGSGLEARRPAPRGAARYSQWDGSQSVPDLDADELLDELADDMMAEGDIAAALRRLMERGWRSTDPTRADLAGLRDLLDRLGRRREELLDRYRLGDVLDEVRRELDAVIAEERAGVQRRLDTAAGAGGAAPDGTAPAPDPPDPALREMLRDIAAKRLDRLDALPPEVGGRIRELESYDFLESGARERFDALVARLRRQVLDQYIDGLSDAIASTTPEDLTANREMVRDLNRLLQERLSGRDPDASEFLARHGAFFPGARTLDDVVAQLTERMAAMQSLLRSMSAEQRAELQDAMDALLRDDRLRWDLAQLAATMDQLLPGGLGERFRFGGDEPLGLEGALARLGDLHALDALEEQLDGVSGPGDLGRVDRDRVRDLLGADAVRDLDALDDLAARLERAGYLTRDGERLELTPRGSRRIGQKVLDDLFSRLRRDVFGDHRAERSGRGGERDEATKAYEFGDPFHLDLRRTLANALTRESNAPGRRAGPGLDLAPADFEVFRTEQTSRTSTVLLVDMSRSMLLRGCFVAAKKVAVALDTLIRTQYPRDDLTIVGFAYYAREIRPQALAGLNWHGYEYGTNLQHGLMLARRILARSHGSNREIVVITDGEPTAHMEGGQVEFNYPPTRRTIAATLREVERCTKDGITINTFMLERSRALAEFVALVTRLNRGRAFYAEPEHLGEYVLVDFVSRRTKRVS; this is encoded by the coding sequence ATGACCGGCTTCGGGTTCACTCCCGACCGGCGCGACCTCCGCGACGGCGGTTCGGGGCTCGAGGCGCGCCGCCCGGCCCCCCGCGGGGCCGCCCGCTACTCGCAGTGGGACGGTAGCCAGTCCGTCCCCGACCTCGACGCTGACGAACTCCTCGACGAACTCGCGGACGACATGATGGCCGAGGGCGACATCGCCGCGGCGCTGCGCCGGCTGATGGAACGCGGCTGGCGTTCGACGGATCCGACGCGGGCCGATCTGGCGGGCCTCCGCGACCTCCTCGACCGACTCGGGCGCCGCCGAGAGGAGCTCCTCGACCGGTACCGGCTCGGCGACGTGCTCGATGAGGTGCGCCGTGAACTCGACGCGGTCATCGCCGAGGAACGAGCGGGCGTCCAGCGACGGCTCGACACGGCGGCCGGTGCCGGCGGCGCCGCTCCAGACGGCACCGCGCCCGCTCCGGACCCGCCGGACCCTGCCCTCCGGGAGATGCTCCGGGACATCGCGGCGAAGCGGCTGGACCGGCTCGATGCCCTCCCGCCTGAGGTCGGCGGCCGGATCCGCGAACTCGAGTCGTACGACTTCCTCGAATCGGGCGCGCGCGAGCGCTTCGACGCCCTCGTCGCGCGTCTCCGTCGCCAGGTACTCGACCAGTACATCGACGGCCTCTCCGATGCGATCGCCTCGACCACGCCCGAGGATCTCACCGCGAATCGGGAGATGGTCCGCGACCTCAACCGGCTCCTCCAGGAGCGGCTCTCGGGACGCGATCCGGACGCATCCGAATTCCTCGCCCGCCATGGCGCCTTCTTCCCGGGTGCCCGGACGCTCGACGACGTCGTCGCGCAGCTGACCGAGCGGATGGCGGCGATGCAGTCGCTCCTGCGGTCCATGAGCGCGGAGCAGCGCGCGGAGCTCCAGGACGCGATGGACGCCCTGCTCCGCGACGACCGGCTGCGCTGGGATCTCGCCCAGCTCGCCGCCACGATGGACCAGCTCCTGCCGGGTGGCCTCGGCGAGCGGTTCCGCTTCGGCGGCGACGAGCCGCTCGGCCTGGAGGGCGCCCTGGCCCGCCTCGGCGATCTGCATGCCCTCGACGCGCTCGAGGAGCAGCTCGACGGCGTCAGCGGTCCGGGGGATCTCGGGCGAGTCGATCGAGACCGGGTGCGCGACCTCCTCGGTGCCGACGCCGTGCGGGATCTCGACGCGCTCGACGACCTCGCCGCCCGCCTCGAGCGGGCCGGCTATCTCACCCGCGACGGGGAACGCCTCGAGCTCACGCCGCGGGGCAGTCGGCGGATCGGCCAGAAGGTCCTCGACGACCTGTTCTCGCGGCTGCGGCGGGATGTCTTCGGCGATCATCGGGCGGAGCGGTCCGGACGCGGCGGGGAGCGGGACGAGGCGACGAAGGCGTACGAGTTCGGCGACCCGTTCCATCTCGACCTTCGGCGGACGCTCGCGAACGCGCTCACCCGCGAGTCGAACGCGCCCGGCCGGCGAGCGGGACCGGGCCTCGACCTCGCGCCGGCCGACTTCGAGGTCTTCCGGACCGAGCAGACGAGCCGGACGTCCACGGTACTCCTCGTCGACATGAGCCGCTCCATGCTCCTGCGCGGCTGCTTCGTCGCGGCGAAGAAGGTCGCCGTCGCCCTCGACACGCTCATCCGGACCCAGTACCCCCGTGACGACCTCACCATCGTCGGGTTCGCCTACTACGCCCGGGAGATCCGGCCGCAGGCGCTCGCCGGGCTGAACTGGCACGGCTACGAGTACGGCACGAACCTCCAGCACGGTCTCATGCTCGCGCGCCGGATCCTCGCCCGGAGCCATGGCTCGAACCGGGAGATCGTCGTCATCACGGACGGCGAGCCGACGGCGCACATGGAGGGCGGCCAGGTCGAGTTCAACTACCCGCCGACGCGCCGCACCATCGCCGCGACCCTCCGTGAGGTCGAACGCTGCACGAAGGACGGCATCACGATCAATACCTTCATGCTCGAACGGTCACGGGCTCTCGCGGAGTTCGTCGCCCTCGTCACGCGGCTCAATCGCGGCCGCGCGTTCTACGCCGAGCCCGAGCATCTCGGCGAATACGTCCTCGTCGATTTCGTGTCGCGCCGGACGAAACGGGTGTCGTAG
- a CDS encoding carbon-monoxide dehydrogenase large subunit, translating to MAEVATHTTFEVGGMGHSVKRKEDPRFIQGKGTYIDDIVLPGMLWLDIVRSPYAHATIKGIDASEALKIPGVLAVITGADLEKAGLSWMPTLAGDKQMVLPTTTVMYQAQEVAAVVATSRYIAADGAAAVSVDYEPLPVIVDPHKALEADAFVLRPDRGPDKANNHIWHWESGDRGDTDAALAASEVRVSEDIYIPRIHVASIETCGCIADWDPINSHLTLHMTSQAPHAIRTVLALVSGLPEHKIRVKTHDIGGGFGGKVPVYPGYVLAVVASLTTGKPVKWIEDRSENLQADSFARDYHIHAELGATKDGVLTGLKVRTIADHGYTDAAADPSKFPAGLFNVITGSYDLQHAFVEVDGVYTNKPPGGVAYRCSFRVTEAVHAIERMVDILAHDIGMDPAELRMKNFIQPDQFPYHTPTGWDYDSGNYPAALQKAMDIIDYAGLRHEQAEKRARGELMGIGISSFTEIVGAGPSHTFDILGIKMFDSCEIRVHPTGKVMARIGVQTQGQGHETTFAQIIAEELGFPVADIAIEYGDTDTAPYGLGTYASRSTPVAGAATAVAARKIRDKARLLAAHLLEASPDDLEWTNGKFSVKGSPEKSKTIQEIAFAAYTNHPQGMEAGLEAVDYYDPPNLTFPFGSYICVVDIDRGTGQVKVRRFVAVDDCGNIINPMIVDGQIHGGLTMGFAPALYEEISYDDNGNNLAGTFMDYLLPTAVETPHWETDKTITPSPHHPIGAKGVGESATVGAPPAIANAVVDALWHLGVRNIDIPLTPPKIWKILNEKGVAT from the coding sequence ATGGCAGAGGTCGCGACCCACACGACGTTCGAAGTCGGGGGCATGGGCCATTCCGTCAAGCGCAAGGAGGACCCCCGCTTCATCCAGGGTAAGGGCACGTACATCGACGACATCGTCCTGCCCGGCATGCTCTGGCTCGATATCGTCCGGAGCCCGTACGCTCACGCGACCATCAAGGGCATCGACGCCTCCGAGGCGCTGAAGATCCCCGGCGTCCTCGCCGTCATCACCGGCGCCGACCTCGAGAAGGCCGGCCTCAGCTGGATGCCGACGCTCGCCGGCGACAAGCAGATGGTCCTGCCGACGACGACGGTGATGTACCAGGCGCAGGAGGTGGCGGCGGTCGTCGCGACGAGTCGCTACATCGCGGCGGATGGCGCGGCCGCGGTGAGCGTTGACTACGAACCGCTCCCGGTGATCGTCGACCCGCACAAGGCGCTCGAAGCCGACGCGTTCGTCCTGCGACCGGACCGTGGCCCCGATAAGGCGAACAACCATATCTGGCACTGGGAGTCGGGCGACCGCGGCGACACGGATGCGGCGCTCGCCGCGTCCGAGGTCCGGGTGAGCGAGGACATCTACATCCCGCGGATCCATGTCGCGTCGATCGAGACGTGCGGCTGCATCGCCGACTGGGATCCGATCAACAGTCATCTGACGCTCCACATGACGAGCCAGGCGCCGCACGCGATCCGGACCGTCCTGGCCCTCGTTTCGGGGCTGCCGGAGCACAAGATCCGGGTCAAGACCCACGACATCGGCGGCGGGTTCGGCGGCAAGGTACCGGTCTATCCGGGCTACGTTCTCGCGGTCGTCGCCTCGCTCACGACCGGCAAGCCCGTCAAATGGATCGAGGACCGCTCGGAGAACCTCCAGGCCGACTCGTTCGCCCGCGACTACCACATCCACGCCGAGCTCGGCGCCACGAAGGACGGGGTCCTCACCGGGCTCAAGGTCCGCACGATCGCCGACCATGGCTACACGGACGCCGCCGCCGACCCGTCGAAGTTCCCGGCCGGCCTCTTCAACGTGATCACCGGCTCGTACGACCTGCAGCACGCGTTCGTCGAGGTCGACGGCGTCTACACGAACAAGCCGCCCGGCGGCGTCGCGTATCGTTGCTCGTTCCGGGTGACGGAGGCGGTCCACGCGATCGAACGGATGGTGGACATCCTGGCCCACGACATCGGGATGGATCCGGCCGAGCTGCGGATGAAGAACTTCATCCAGCCCGACCAGTTCCCGTACCACACGCCGACCGGCTGGGACTACGACTCGGGGAACTACCCGGCCGCCCTCCAGAAGGCGATGGACATCATCGATTACGCGGGCCTGCGGCACGAGCAGGCCGAGAAGCGCGCCCGCGGCGAGCTCATGGGCATCGGCATCAGCAGCTTCACGGAGATCGTCGGGGCCGGCCCCTCCCACACGTTCGACATCCTCGGCATCAAGATGTTCGACAGCTGCGAGATCCGGGTCCACCCGACCGGCAAGGTCATGGCCCGGATCGGGGTCCAGACCCAGGGTCAGGGTCATGAGACGACGTTCGCCCAGATCATCGCCGAGGAGCTCGGCTTCCCGGTCGCCGACATCGCCATCGAGTACGGCGACACGGACACCGCGCCCTACGGCCTCGGCACGTACGCGAGCCGCTCGACACCGGTCGCCGGCGCGGCCACGGCCGTCGCCGCCCGCAAGATCCGCGACAAGGCGCGGCTCCTCGCCGCACACCTCCTCGAGGCGAGCCCGGACGACCTCGAATGGACGAACGGCAAGTTCAGCGTCAAGGGCAGCCCGGAGAAGAGCAAGACGATCCAGGAGATCGCCTTCGCGGCGTACACGAATCACCCCCAGGGGATGGAGGCGGGGCTCGAGGCGGTCGACTACTACGACCCGCCGAACCTCACCTTCCCGTTCGGCAGTTACATCTGCGTCGTCGACATCGACCGGGGCACCGGCCAGGTGAAGGTCCGCCGCTTCGTCGCGGTGGACGACTGCGGCAACATCATCAACCCGATGATCGTGGACGGCCAGATCCACGGCGGCCTGACGATGGGCTTCGCGCCGGCCCTGTACGAGGAGATCTCGTACGACGACAACGGCAACAACCTCGCCGGGACGTTCATGGACTACCTCCTCCCGACGGCGGTGGAGACCCCGCACTGGGAGACGGACAAGACGATCACCCCCTCCCCGCATCACCCGATCGGGGCCAAGGGCGTCGGCGAGTCGGCCACCGTGGGGGCGCCTCCGGCGATCGCGAACGCGGTCGTCGATGCCCTCTGGCATCTCGGGGTCCGGAACATCGACATCCCGCTCACCCCGCCGAAGATCTGGAAGATCCTCAACGAAAAGGGAGTGGCGACATAG
- a CDS encoding RNA polymerase sigma factor: MNDDDPRRDAVERAYRAHADDVYRVAYAILRDPDAAADTTHDAFARAYERWDQYDANRPLRPWLHAIVGHLALDALRRRRVHERTMPFLRHVAEIAAIAPIDLAAGPEMAMARRDTVDVGLGMLSPTARAAIVLRHYYGYDYVEIGTFLGTSAGNVGSILSRAHAELRRRLSDDAPDDRLGRSAV, from the coding sequence ATGAACGACGACGATCCGCGGCGGGACGCGGTCGAACGGGCCTACCGGGCGCACGCCGATGACGTCTACCGCGTGGCGTATGCGATCCTCCGGGACCCCGACGCCGCGGCGGACACGACCCACGACGCGTTCGCCCGGGCCTATGAGCGGTGGGACCAGTACGACGCGAACCGTCCGCTCCGGCCGTGGCTTCACGCGATCGTCGGCCATCTGGCGCTCGACGCCCTCCGCCGACGCCGCGTCCACGAGCGGACGATGCCGTTCCTCCGGCACGTCGCGGAGATCGCGGCGATCGCGCCGATCGATCTGGCCGCGGGCCCGGAGATGGCGATGGCCCGTCGCGACACCGTCGACGTGGGCCTCGGGATGCTCAGCCCGACGGCACGGGCCGCGATCGTCCTCCGCCACTACTACGGCTACGACTACGTCGAGATCGGGACGTTCCTCGGCACGAGCGCCGGCAACGTCGGCTCGATCCTCAGCCGCGCCCACGCCGAGCTGCGACGGCGCCTTTCGGACGATGCCCCCGACGACCGACTCGGCCGTTCGGCGGTCTGA
- a CDS encoding MBL fold metallo-hydrolase, producing the protein MERLIRAVGPIATNVHILADTRTGEAIAIDTAIPSLAFVTDELAARGWTLRLIVSTHGHWDHIGDNATIATHTGAPIAVHPLDRGRLERPDRGMAPFDIPPSVPAVELAEGGIVRFGGIHLEVLHTPGHTEGSVCLLDRETGTLWSGDTLFAGGWGRVDLVGGSAEAMASSLARLAQLDDRLRVLPGHGPETTIGRERAWLDLVVTEGRLFA; encoded by the coding sequence ATGGAACGCCTGATCCGTGCCGTCGGCCCGATCGCGACGAACGTCCACATCCTCGCCGACACCCGCACGGGCGAGGCCATCGCGATCGACACGGCGATCCCGTCGCTTGCATTCGTGACGGACGAGCTCGCCGCCCGCGGCTGGACGCTCCGGCTCATCGTCTCCACCCACGGTCACTGGGACCACATCGGCGACAACGCCACCATCGCCACTCACACCGGTGCGCCGATCGCCGTCCACCCGCTCGATCGCGGGCGGCTCGAGCGACCGGACCGCGGCATGGCGCCGTTCGACATCCCGCCCTCCGTGCCTGCCGTGGAGCTCGCCGAGGGTGGCATCGTCCGCTTCGGCGGGATCCACCTGGAGGTGCTCCACACGCCGGGTCACACGGAGGGATCCGTCTGCCTCCTCGATCGCGAGACCGGGACGCTGTGGAGCGGCGACACGCTCTTCGCCGGTGGCTGGGGTCGGGTGGACCTGGTGGGCGGTTCAGCGGAGGCCATGGCATCGTCGCTCGCCCGCCTCGCGCAGCTCGACGATCGACTCAGGGTCCTGCCCGGACATGGTCCGGAGACGACGATCGGCCGGGAGCGGGCGTGGCTCGACCTCGTTGTCACCGAGGGTCGATTGTTCGCCTGA
- a CDS encoding GNAT family N-acetyltransferase — MTETTTATGMERLVGDGRAIAGLRFRAYGGPADLPGLVALSAAANLADSFDMIPTIDQWAGEFDHPDGFDPASDVLVAEVDDRIVGSVQVRFARRDEQAIYDLHGDVHPELRRRGLGRMLHRAGVARARERAGNELPADEPIWLGAWAPETNVGHGALMRSEGFTPVRYFFEMLRRDLDAPLPTALPAGIEVRLVTPANLRQVFDAEVEAFQDHWGHRDWGDAVFEQIRTAADLDLSLWRVAWAGDEVAGVVATYVFAAENAALGVRRGWLERVSVRRAWRRQGLATALIGSACRGLRDRGITEAALGVDADNPSGALGLYEGLGFVAVQRAIAWRRSLERA; from the coding sequence ATGACCGAGACGACGACAGCGACCGGGATGGAACGTCTTGTCGGCGACGGACGGGCGATCGCCGGCCTGCGGTTCCGGGCGTATGGCGGGCCCGCGGATCTGCCCGGCCTCGTCGCTCTGAGCGCCGCCGCGAACCTCGCCGACTCGTTCGACATGATCCCGACGATCGACCAGTGGGCAGGCGAGTTCGACCATCCGGATGGGTTCGATCCAGCGAGCGACGTGCTCGTCGCCGAGGTGGACGACCGGATCGTGGGCTCCGTCCAGGTGCGGTTCGCGCGGCGGGACGAACAGGCGATCTACGACCTCCACGGCGACGTTCACCCGGAGCTCCGCCGACGTGGGCTCGGGCGGATGCTCCACCGCGCCGGCGTCGCACGTGCTCGGGAGCGGGCGGGCAACGAGCTGCCCGCGGACGAGCCGATCTGGCTCGGCGCTTGGGCTCCCGAGACGAACGTCGGGCACGGCGCGCTCATGCGCTCCGAGGGCTTCACGCCCGTCCGCTATTTCTTCGAGATGCTCCGTCGCGATCTCGATGCGCCGCTGCCGACCGCCCTCCCGGCGGGCATCGAGGTCAGGCTCGTCACGCCCGCCAACCTCCGCCAGGTCTTCGACGCCGAAGTCGAGGCCTTCCAGGACCACTGGGGCCACCGGGACTGGGGCGACGCCGTCTTCGAGCAGATCCGGACCGCCGCGGACCTCGACCTCTCCCTGTGGCGCGTCGCCTGGGCGGGCGACGAGGTCGCGGGTGTGGTCGCGACCTATGTCTTCGCCGCGGAGAACGCCGCCCTCGGCGTGCGCCGGGGATGGCTCGAGCGGGTGAGCGTCCGTCGCGCGTGGCGCCGCCAGGGCCTGGCCACCGCGCTCATCGGGTCGGCCTGCCGCGGGCTCCGCGACCGGGGCATCACGGAGGCGGCACTCGGCGTCGACGCCGATAACCCGAGCGGCGCCCTCGGCCTGTACGAGGGCCTCGGATTCGTCGCCGTCCAGCGGGCGATCGCCTGGCGAAGGTCGCTCGAGCGCGCCTGA
- a CDS encoding class II fructose-bisphosphate aldolase yields the protein MPNVAATTTELLAGLAATAHLSGERLTVDDEAGFRQRTIRDLAWTAAFATDEATVESARWFIWEAAQVLGARSASIEVLYRARARGEVAGFTVPAINIRAQTFDMARIVYEAAAAGAVGAVILELARSEQTYTFQRPADYTASVLAGAIAAGWRGPVFLQGDHYQFNAKKYAADPEAMTDEIRRACRLAIGAGYRNIDIDSSTLVDLSKPNADEEQRANYERAAELTALIRTLEADGVTISVGGEIGEVGKENSTEAELRAFLDGYRVDLDARSPDAIGISKVSVQTGTSHGGRVLPDGTVGTVAVDFSVHERLGAIARREYGLAGTVQHGASTLPDELFHRFREVETAEIHLATGFQNLLYDHPAFPAELRAELDAWCFANAADERKPGQTEQQFVYSSRKKTIGPFKRRLWDLGTKDEILAAQHAKIDFLFRELGVDGSRTIVDRYIEPLEVHRPLPDALREVAPAG from the coding sequence ATGCCGAACGTCGCCGCGACCACCACCGAGCTGCTCGCCGGGTTGGCCGCCACTGCCCATCTCTCCGGCGAGCGTCTCACCGTCGACGACGAGGCCGGATTCCGGCAGCGGACGATCAGGGATCTCGCCTGGACCGCCGCGTTCGCGACGGACGAGGCCACGGTGGAGTCCGCGCGCTGGTTCATCTGGGAGGCGGCGCAGGTCCTCGGGGCGCGCTCGGCGAGCATCGAGGTGCTCTATCGAGCCCGGGCTCGCGGCGAGGTCGCGGGGTTCACCGTGCCCGCGATCAACATCCGGGCCCAGACGTTCGACATGGCCCGCATCGTCTACGAAGCCGCCGCGGCGGGTGCCGTCGGTGCCGTCATCCTCGAGCTCGCCCGGAGCGAGCAGACATACACGTTCCAGCGCCCCGCCGATTACACCGCGAGCGTCCTCGCCGGGGCGATCGCGGCCGGCTGGCGGGGACCCGTCTTCCTGCAGGGCGACCACTACCAGTTCAACGCGAAGAAGTACGCCGCGGACCCGGAGGCGATGACGGACGAGATCCGGCGAGCCTGTCGCCTCGCGATCGGCGCCGGATACCGGAACATCGACATCGACAGCTCCACCCTTGTGGACCTCTCGAAGCCGAACGCGGACGAGGAGCAGCGGGCGAACTACGAACGCGCGGCCGAGCTCACCGCACTCATCCGGACCCTCGAGGCGGACGGCGTGACGATCAGTGTCGGTGGGGAGATCGGCGAGGTCGGCAAGGAGAACTCGACGGAGGCCGAGCTCCGGGCGTTCCTTGACGGCTACCGCGTGGATCTCGACGCGCGGTCGCCAGACGCGATCGGCATCAGCAAGGTGAGCGTCCAGACGGGGACCAGCCACGGCGGCCGCGTGCTCCCGGACGGGACGGTGGGGACGGTGGCCGTGGATTTCTCGGTCCACGAGCGGCTCGGTGCGATCGCCCGGCGGGAGTACGGACTCGCCGGCACGGTCCAGCACGGGGCGAGCACCCTGCCGGACGAGCTGTTCCACCGATTCCGTGAGGTCGAGACGGCGGAGATCCACCTCGCGACCGGGTTCCAGAACCTCCTCTACGACCACCCCGCCTTCCCGGCCGAGCTCCGCGCCGAGCTCGACGCCTGGTGCTTCGCCAACGCGGCAGACGAACGGAAGCCCGGCCAGACCGAACAGCAGTTCGTCTACTCGTCCCGGAAGAAGACGATCGGGCCGTTCAAGCGCCGGCTGTGGGACCTCGGGACGAAGGACGAGATCCTCGCCGCCCAGCACGCGAAGATCGACTTCCTGTTCCGGGAGCTCGGCGTGGACGGAAGCCGGACCATCGTCGATCGTTACATCGAGCCGCTGGAGGTCCATCGACCCCTGCCGGACGCCCTCCGTGAGGTCGCTCCGGCCGGTTGA
- a CDS encoding magnesium chelatase has protein sequence MTEPTATASTTPEPTAAPLLQTLGQLRASGWRSRTVKEELRANLLARLGEGEAVFPGIIGFEETVLPAVENAILAGQDLVFLGERGQAKTRMARLLIGLLDPWLPVVDGGELNDDPSAPVSAAARAIVAARGEDTPVAWLPRARRYGEKLATPDITIADLIGEVDPVKVAEGRYLADESTLHYGLIPRTNRGIFAINELPDLAERIQVGLLNILEERDVQVRGYTIRLPLDLFVVASANPEDYTSRGRIITPLKDRLGSQIRTHYPRTLEDEIAIVRQERLRFPADEGVPPIVTPAFMEALVAEITHLARRSPEISQRSGVSVRVSVANAEVLEAAALKRAIRLGEPAGAPRVSDLGAVLASTAGKVELESVGEDVSEERIVERLITKALHATFGRLVEADTLDEVVGAFDAGLVVETGDRVPSREYVRWLREVPGLPDVVRGLGVDDRTDDPTTAPLVASAVEFILEGLHLQRKVNKDRGPAGPVYRR, from the coding sequence ATGACCGAACCGACCGCCACCGCGTCGACGACTCCCGAACCGACCGCCGCCCCGCTCCTCCAGACGCTCGGTCAGCTCCGCGCATCGGGCTGGCGCAGCCGCACGGTGAAGGAGGAGCTCCGCGCGAATCTCCTCGCTCGGCTCGGGGAAGGCGAGGCGGTCTTTCCCGGCATCATCGGCTTCGAGGAGACCGTACTGCCGGCCGTCGAGAACGCGATCCTCGCGGGGCAAGATCTCGTCTTCCTTGGCGAGCGCGGCCAGGCGAAGACCCGGATGGCGCGGCTCCTCATCGGGCTCCTCGATCCGTGGCTGCCGGTCGTCGACGGGGGCGAGCTCAACGACGACCCATCGGCGCCGGTCAGCGCGGCCGCCCGGGCGATCGTCGCCGCTCGCGGGGAGGACACGCCGGTGGCCTGGCTCCCGCGGGCCCGTCGCTACGGCGAGAAGCTCGCCACGCCGGACATCACCATCGCCGACCTCATCGGGGAGGTCGATCCCGTCAAGGTCGCCGAGGGTCGCTATCTCGCCGACGAATCGACGCTCCACTACGGACTCATCCCGCGCACGAACCGCGGGATCTTCGCGATCAACGAGCTGCCCGACCTCGCCGAGCGGATCCAGGTGGGCCTCCTCAACATCCTTGAGGAGCGCGACGTGCAGGTTCGTGGCTACACGATCCGGCTGCCGCTCGACCTCTTCGTCGTGGCGTCGGCGAACCCGGAGGACTACACGTCGCGGGGTCGGATCATCACGCCGCTCAAGGATCGTCTCGGGTCGCAGATCCGGACGCACTATCCACGGACCCTCGAGGATGAGATTGCGATCGTCCGCCAGGAGCGGCTTCGCTTCCCGGCCGACGAGGGTGTCCCGCCGATCGTCACGCCGGCGTTCATGGAGGCGCTCGTCGCCGAGATCACCCACCTCGCCCGGCGTTCGCCGGAGATCAGCCAGCGGAGCGGCGTCTCCGTGCGGGTGAGCGTCGCCAACGCGGAAGTGCTCGAGGCGGCCGCGCTCAAGCGGGCGATCCGGCTCGGCGAGCCCGCGGGCGCCCCCCGGGTCAGCGATCTCGGCGCCGTGCTGGCCTCCACGGCCGGCAAGGTCGAGCTCGAGTCCGTCGGCGAGGACGTCTCGGAAGAGCGCATCGTCGAGCGCCTCATCACGAAGGCGCTCCATGCGACGTTCGGGAGGCTCGTGGAGGCGGACACACTCGACGAGGTCGTCGGGGCGTTCGACGCCGGGCTCGTCGTCGAGACCGGCGACCGGGTCCCGTCGCGCGAGTACGTTCGCTGGCTTCGCGAGGTGCCCGGCCTGCCGGACGTGGTTCGCGGCCTCGGCGTCGACGATCGAACGGACGATCCGACGACCGCCCCGCTCGTCGCGTCGGCGGTCGAATTCATCCTCGAGGGACTGCACCTCCAGCGCAAGGTCAACAAGGATCGCGGCCCGGCCGGCCCCGTCTATCGCCGATGA
- a CDS encoding DUF2269 family protein, which yields MSPLAELFLFAHVLGAIAVFGPTFIFPLIGSAARRAPQHGHFAAELAERIETKIVIPGAVVQGLTGLGLMATLGLDVTSTTWRWLLIGIALYLVAIVYAVMVLGPAATRMVELTGAMSGPPPAGAPAGPPPEIAATAKKLQQGGMLLTTLIVLIVLLMVTKPTIGS from the coding sequence ATGAGCCCGCTCGCCGAGCTGTTCCTGTTCGCCCACGTCCTGGGTGCCATCGCCGTGTTCGGTCCCACGTTCATCTTCCCGCTCATCGGGAGCGCGGCCCGTCGCGCGCCACAGCACGGCCACTTCGCGGCCGAGCTGGCCGAACGGATCGAGACGAAGATCGTCATCCCGGGCGCGGTCGTCCAGGGTCTCACCGGCCTCGGCCTCATGGCCACCCTCGGCCTCGACGTCACCTCCACCACGTGGCGCTGGCTCCTCATCGGGATCGCGCTCTACCTCGTCGCGATCGTCTACGCGGTGATGGTCCTGGGGCCGGCCGCGACGCGGATGGTCGAGCTCACCGGTGCGATGTCAGGGCCGCCGCCGGCCGGAGCGCCGGCCGGCCCTCCCCCGGAGATCGCCGCGACGGCGAAGAAGCTCCAGCAGGGCGGGATGCTCCTCACGACCCTCATCGTCCTCATCGTCCTGCTCATGGTGACGAAGCCGACGATCGGCAGCTGA
- a CDS encoding carbon monoxide dehydrogenase subunit G — MQFSGTVDIRAPREKVWAFLIDPDKVGSCGPGVESIEVVDTTHFRARAKVGVGFISAKFVVDLELAELDAPNRAVIKAHGQAPGSAVDALATMILRDGATGVTTMDWSADVNIAGTLASVGARLIDGTANKMIGQSFDCIRTKLEA; from the coding sequence ATGCAGTTCTCGGGAACCGTCGACATCCGCGCCCCTCGCGAGAAGGTCTGGGCCTTCCTCATCGACCCGGACAAGGTCGGCTCGTGCGGGCCGGGCGTGGAATCGATCGAGGTCGTCGATACGACCCACTTCCGCGCCCGGGCGAAGGTCGGCGTCGGCTTCATCAGCGCGAAGTTCGTCGTCGATCTCGAGCTCGCGGAGTTGGACGCCCCGAACAGGGCGGTCATCAAGGCCCACGGGCAGGCGCCCGGCAGCGCGGTCGACGCGCTCGCCACGATGATCCTCCGCGACGGCGCGACGGGCGTGACGACGATGGACTGGTCGGCGGACGTGAACATCGCGGGCACGCTCGCGAGCGTCGGGGCGCGGCTCATCGATGGGACCGCAAACAAGATGATCGGCCAGTCCTTCGACTGCATCCGGACGAAGCTCGAGGCCTGA